In a single window of the Leptospira sanjuanensis genome:
- the neuB gene encoding N-acetylneuraminate synthase yields MNIDYLDLTRYNSLSRQRSYIIAEIGVNHNGDLKLAKDLILKAKEGGADAVKFQTFVAENLASHGTPKVAYQKRLTEERESHIEMLKKLELKKEYYPELMSLCDQFGIDFLSTPYDVESAVFLKSLGIRVFKTASADIVDMNLHKYLASTRDIVIISTGMASLGEIEEVLDIYRKAGNERLILLHCVANYPCSDSSLNLRVLDTLKTAFGYIVGFSDHSEGIVASILSLGFGARVFEKHFTIDKNLPGPDHKASMDPGELKEYVNSIRRAERMLGSFEKICQEEEREMASVSRKSIVVNHNIAKGDIFAEENLTLKRPGSGIKPNQIFNILGKKASRDLERDHILRLADIEFDV; encoded by the coding sequence ATGAATATTGACTATTTAGATTTAACAAGATACAATTCCTTGTCGAGACAAAGAAGCTATATTATTGCTGAAATCGGAGTCAATCATAACGGCGATTTAAAACTTGCCAAGGATTTAATATTAAAAGCTAAAGAGGGTGGTGCGGATGCCGTAAAATTTCAAACTTTTGTAGCAGAAAATCTCGCATCCCATGGAACACCTAAGGTAGCTTATCAAAAACGTCTAACCGAAGAACGTGAATCTCATATTGAGATGCTAAAGAAGTTAGAATTGAAGAAAGAATATTATCCCGAATTAATGTCTCTTTGTGATCAATTTGGGATCGATTTTCTTTCTACTCCGTACGATGTAGAGAGTGCTGTTTTTCTAAAGTCATTGGGTATTCGAGTGTTTAAGACAGCTTCAGCAGACATTGTCGATATGAATCTTCACAAATATTTAGCGTCAACGAGAGATATTGTTATTATTTCGACAGGAATGGCCTCACTTGGAGAGATTGAAGAGGTGTTGGATATTTATCGAAAAGCGGGCAATGAAAGATTGATTTTATTGCATTGTGTTGCTAATTATCCGTGTTCGGATTCAAGTTTGAATCTGAGAGTATTAGATACTTTAAAGACAGCATTTGGCTACATAGTTGGATTCTCCGATCACAGTGAGGGAATTGTTGCGTCTATTCTTTCCCTTGGATTTGGCGCACGGGTTTTTGAAAAACATTTTACAATAGATAAAAATTTGCCTGGTCCGGATCATAAAGCATCGATGGATCCTGGCGAATTAAAAGAATATGTTAATTCGATTCGAAGAGCGGAAAGAATGCTGGGAAGTTTTGAAAAGATATGCCAGGAAGAAGAAAGGGAAATGGCTTCGGTTTCTAGAAAAAGTATAGTAGTGAATCATAATATTGCCAAAGGAGATATTTTTGCCGAAGAGAATCTTACCTTGAAAAGACCTGGTTCTGGAATAAAGCCGAATCAGATTTTTAACATTTTGGGTAAAAAGGCTTCTCGAGATCTCGAGAGAGATCATATCTTGCGCCTGGCGGATATTGAATTTGATGTCTAA
- a CDS encoding NeuD/PglB/VioB family sugar acetyltransferase, producing the protein MSKPCLVIGAGGHSRVVIEILREEQNKLYSIEGILDPSFNLLVSEKILDIPVIGSDSQMREFFDKGIETAFIAIGNNLKRKELYIALKTIGFQMPNLYSSFGVIINKTSKIGEANLFCPQSFIGPLVSIGNNNIFNTKSTVEHETIIGSHNHFAPGSILCGRSKIGSNTFLGAGSITIDSISIGDNIVIGAGGVVVADLTGPIGGDTQIQQDVFVGVPVKKVRR; encoded by the coding sequence ATGTCTAAGCCTTGTCTTGTAATCGGGGCCGGCGGACATTCCCGAGTAGTCATTGAAATCTTAAGAGAAGAGCAAAATAAACTATATTCGATTGAAGGAATTCTCGACCCTTCATTTAATTTATTAGTATCTGAAAAAATTTTGGATATCCCGGTTATCGGCTCTGATTCTCAAATGCGTGAATTTTTTGACAAGGGGATAGAGACAGCTTTTATTGCGATTGGAAATAACCTTAAAAGAAAAGAACTTTATATTGCGCTAAAAACAATCGGATTTCAGATGCCTAATCTATATTCGTCATTTGGCGTTATAATAAATAAAACCTCAAAAATTGGTGAAGCTAATCTATTTTGTCCGCAATCTTTTATCGGGCCCTTAGTTTCAATCGGGAATAATAATATTTTTAATACTAAATCGACTGTCGAACACGAAACTATAATAGGAAGTCATAATCATTTTGCTCCTGGTTCGATTCTTTGCGGTCGTTCGAAAATTGGTTCGAACACATTTTTAGGTGCTGGATCCATCACGATTGATTCCATTTCTATAGGGGATAATATCGTAATCGGTGCTGGAGGGGTAGTGGTCGCTGATTTAACTGGACCAATCGGTGGAGATACTCAGATTCAGCAGGATGTTTTCGTCGGAGTTCCGGTTAAAAAAGTTCGAAGATGA
- a CDS encoding sugar phosphate isomerase/epimerase family protein has translation MIYISTGGFYHQNAFEISKLLIENGFLNIELSGGQFDTDLIPNLLSLKEQANFQVHNYFPPYKIPFVFNLASLDPDISAKSFQHVKECITLSRDFNRKVYSFHAGYLLDPDPRELGKRIKARKVNSRADATDVFLSKIHELSKFASDMGIRLLIENNVLSKNNFEEFKLNPLLMVDPNETKKILDSCPKNVGLLVDVAHLKVSAESLSFDPEDMFRECDRYIEAYHLSDNDGKSDSNDLIHEDSWFWPFLKKNLNYYSLEIYNKPLKKLRECEALTLRKLKY, from the coding sequence ATGATTTACATATCGACAGGTGGGTTTTATCATCAAAATGCTTTCGAAATCTCGAAGTTACTGATTGAAAACGGTTTCTTGAATATCGAATTATCGGGCGGACAATTCGATACAGATTTAATTCCAAATCTTCTTTCTTTAAAAGAACAAGCTAACTTTCAGGTCCATAATTATTTTCCGCCTTATAAGATTCCTTTTGTATTTAATTTGGCAAGTCTGGATCCAGACATTTCTGCAAAAAGCTTTCAACACGTAAAAGAGTGTATAACTCTTTCAAGAGATTTTAATAGGAAGGTTTATAGTTTTCATGCGGGTTATCTTCTTGATCCCGATCCAAGGGAGCTAGGGAAAAGAATAAAAGCGCGTAAAGTAAATAGCCGTGCGGATGCGACGGATGTTTTTTTGAGCAAAATTCATGAACTTTCTAAATTTGCCAGCGATATGGGTATTCGACTATTGATAGAAAATAACGTTCTTTCAAAAAATAACTTCGAGGAATTCAAGTTGAATCCGTTGCTAATGGTGGATCCTAATGAAACCAAAAAAATATTAGACTCTTGTCCTAAAAATGTAGGTTTGTTGGTGGATGTTGCTCATTTGAAGGTTTCTGCTGAAAGTCTTTCCTTCGATCCGGAAGATATGTTTCGAGAATGCGATCGTTATATTGAAGCATATCATTTGAGTGATAATGATGGAAAGTCAGATTCGAACGATTTGATTCACGAAGATTCTTGGTTTTGGCCTTTTCTGAAAAAGAATTTAAACTATTATTCGTTAGAAATTTATAATAAACCTTTGAAAAAGCTTAGAGAATGCGAAGCGTTAACCCTACGGAAGTTAAAGTATTAA
- a CDS encoding aminotransferase class I/II-fold pyridoxal phosphate-dependent enzyme, whose amino-acid sequence MDDLICNNTDSIYHVFRQIDKNGKGFAFIIDSINRKYKGIVTDGDLRRSILDKLPIELSVEEIIKNKNKSVVARIGDSTEKLLSYISENIKYVPILDDKDFLVDYFEYKAEFHIPIASTELTGKELSYVNDCILSNWISSQGKYVQNFESAFAGYIGSKYGVSVMNGTAALHLALLALGVGEGDEVLVPDLTFAATINSVLYTGATPVIVDINKHSWCIDVDEVLESITEKTKAILLVHIYGQPCDMSAFLEIAKKKKIYIIEDCAEAHGATYEGRKIGSFGEISCFSFYGNKIVSTGEGGMCLTDNEELFNKMRVIRDHGMDPKKKYWHSVIGYNYRMTNIQAAIGLAQLERIEELQEKRHQINQWYAQNLENVKAFQRQEDLNDRKKVVWLVSYLVSDPKISRDLVITKAKEYNIDLRPFFYPLSQMPIYSRFARKRNEVSERISAIGLNLPTILSLNYEEYKRIGEILTNIIEELGKI is encoded by the coding sequence ATGGATGATTTAATTTGTAATAACACAGACTCGATTTATCACGTTTTTAGACAAATTGATAAGAACGGAAAAGGATTTGCCTTTATTATCGATTCGATCAATCGGAAATATAAAGGCATCGTTACTGACGGTGACTTGCGCAGATCGATTTTAGATAAATTGCCCATCGAATTGTCTGTTGAAGAAATTATAAAAAATAAAAATAAATCCGTCGTTGCCCGAATTGGTGATTCTACGGAAAAACTTTTGTCATATATCTCTGAAAATATAAAATACGTTCCGATACTCGATGATAAAGATTTTCTCGTTGATTACTTTGAATATAAAGCTGAGTTTCATATTCCAATTGCTTCTACCGAATTAACTGGGAAGGAGTTATCCTATGTAAACGATTGTATTTTGAGTAACTGGATTTCGTCGCAAGGGAAATATGTGCAGAATTTCGAGTCGGCTTTTGCAGGATATATCGGCTCTAAATACGGTGTGTCAGTAATGAACGGAACTGCGGCTCTTCACTTAGCGTTACTTGCGTTGGGAGTCGGCGAAGGGGATGAAGTACTTGTTCCGGATTTGACTTTCGCGGCGACTATAAATTCGGTTCTATACACCGGTGCAACTCCGGTCATCGTGGATATAAATAAACATTCATGGTGCATAGACGTAGATGAAGTTCTCGAATCAATTACCGAAAAAACTAAGGCAATTTTACTTGTTCACATTTATGGACAACCCTGCGATATGTCGGCATTCTTAGAAATTGCAAAGAAAAAAAAAATATATATTATAGAAGATTGTGCGGAAGCACACGGCGCGACTTATGAAGGGCGTAAGATCGGCTCTTTCGGTGAGATTAGTTGCTTCTCTTTTTACGGTAATAAAATTGTTTCAACAGGCGAGGGCGGGATGTGTCTTACTGATAACGAAGAGCTATTCAATAAGATGCGGGTTATTCGTGATCATGGAATGGATCCTAAAAAGAAATACTGGCATTCCGTAATAGGTTATAATTATAGAATGACGAATATTCAGGCAGCAATTGGCTTAGCTCAATTGGAGCGGATCGAGGAATTGCAGGAGAAAAGGCATCAGATCAATCAGTGGTATGCTCAAAATCTTGAAAATGTAAAAGCATTTCAAAGACAAGAAGATTTAAATGATCGAAAAAAAGTAGTGTGGCTTGTAAGTTATCTTGTTTCTGATCCTAAAATTTCCAGAGATTTGGTGATCACAAAAGCTAAAGAATACAACATTGATTTACGGCCATTCTTTTACCCTCTGAGTCAAATGCCTATTTATTCTCGATTCGCTAGAAAAAGAAACGAAGTTTCTGAAAGAATATCCGCTATCGGGCTAAATCTACCTACAATCTTAAGTTTGAATTATGAGGAATATAAAAGAATTGGTGAGATACTTACCAACATTATCGAAGAATTAGGAAAGATTTAA
- a CDS encoding acylneuraminate cytidylyltransferase family protein: MLANQKVLAIVPARAGSKRIPNKNTVEIEKKPLIVWSLEAAKKSRYIDKIVISTDDPKIISIAKEIGIEIPFIRPKELSEDSTPTIDVLKHVIQFMRERGEVFDLIILLQPTSPLRTHEDIDAALEEMLSKSANSIISVNEMDHPVEWINTLPSDLSMVNFLKNKEKRSQEYLKQYRLNGAIYISKTLPLLEQNTFFQSEKTYAFIMEPDKSIDIDTPYDLKIASLLLKELHS; this comes from the coding sequence TTGTTAGCGAATCAAAAAGTTTTGGCAATTGTACCGGCGCGGGCCGGAAGTAAACGTATTCCGAATAAGAATACTGTTGAAATTGAAAAAAAACCGTTGATTGTCTGGAGTTTGGAAGCTGCTAAGAAATCCCGATATATAGATAAAATTGTGATAAGTACAGACGATCCTAAAATCATTTCGATCGCAAAAGAGATCGGAATCGAGATACCTTTTATTCGACCTAAGGAATTATCGGAAGATTCGACGCCAACGATCGATGTATTAAAACATGTAATACAATTTATGCGCGAGCGTGGTGAAGTTTTTGATCTAATCATATTGCTGCAACCTACTTCTCCACTAAGAACGCATGAAGATATTGATGCTGCCTTGGAAGAAATGTTATCAAAGAGCGCAAATTCGATCATTTCAGTAAACGAAATGGATCATCCCGTTGAGTGGATTAATACTCTTCCAAGCGATTTATCTATGGTTAACTTTTTAAAAAATAAAGAAAAAAGAAGTCAGGAATATTTAAAACAATATAGATTAAATGGGGCAATTTATATCTCGAAGACATTGCCTCTATTAGAGCAAAACACCTTTTTTCAAAGTGAAAAAACTTATGCATTCATAATGGAACCGGACAAATCGATCGACATTGACACTCCTTATGATTTGAAAATAGCATCCTTACTTTTGAAGGAACTTCATTCATGA
- the hisF gene encoding imidazole glycerol phosphate synthase subunit HisF has product MTVRIIPRLDIKGKNLVKGIHLEGLRVLGSPDAFARYYYESGADELLYMDVVASLYGTNNLSALIERTAREIFIPLTVGGGLRNVEDVNSVLRAGADKVCLNTAAIKNPQIIRDLSEKFGSSTIVIAIEAIRQPDGRYFAFIDNGREYTGLEIIEWATRIEELGAGEILITSVDMEGTGKGFNIDLISQVTNAVNIPVIAHGGCGQKLHAKEVFDKTGADAIAVASMFHYDSLDNHRLLFEPELEGNIDFLKSGNSFKLIDEINISELKDYLVSQKVNCRN; this is encoded by the coding sequence ATGACCGTTCGTATTATCCCTAGACTTGATATAAAAGGTAAAAATTTAGTTAAAGGAATTCATCTAGAAGGACTTCGAGTATTGGGATCACCAGATGCGTTTGCTCGATATTATTATGAGTCGGGTGCCGATGAGCTTTTATATATGGATGTAGTAGCCAGTTTATATGGTACGAATAATCTATCCGCTCTAATTGAACGGACAGCGAGGGAAATTTTTATACCTTTGACCGTAGGTGGTGGGCTGAGGAATGTGGAAGACGTAAATTCCGTACTCCGCGCTGGTGCGGATAAGGTGTGCCTAAATACTGCTGCAATTAAGAACCCTCAAATAATTCGAGATCTATCCGAAAAATTTGGTTCTTCCACCATCGTAATTGCAATCGAAGCTATTCGACAACCGGATGGGCGTTATTTTGCTTTTATAGATAACGGAAGGGAATACACCGGTTTGGAAATTATAGAGTGGGCTACTCGGATTGAGGAATTAGGAGCGGGGGAAATTCTAATTACTTCAGTGGATATGGAAGGCACGGGTAAAGGTTTCAATATCGATTTGATATCTCAGGTCACGAATGCTGTTAATATTCCTGTGATTGCGCATGGTGGGTGTGGTCAAAAGTTACACGCAAAAGAAGTCTTTGATAAAACCGGAGCGGATGCTATAGCAGTAGCGTCTATGTTTCATTACGATAGTCTTGATAACCATCGACTTTTATTCGAACCTGAGCTTGAGGGAAACATCGATTTTTTGAAAAGCGGAAATTCTTTCAAATTGATTGATGAAATCAATATCAGTGAGTTGAAGGATTATTTGGTTAGCCAAAAAGTGAATTGTCGAAATTGA
- the hisH gene encoding imidazole glycerol phosphate synthase subunit HisH, translating to MSTNIAEKNPKISIIDYGLGNLFSVQQACEHVGLRTHITHDKKFILSSDAVILPGVGAFGDAMKNLTSLGLVDSIREFAESGKPLLGICLGMQLLFSKSWEFGFHEGLKIISGEVVRIPNETNGKGKLRIPHISWSKIFDNKPVSNWIHTPLHEVALNSFMYFVHSFYVKPDCSENILCLTDYEGFEFCSGVKKGNVYAFQFHPEKSGKIGLKIYENFKNLIHQCASE from the coding sequence ATGAGCACTAATATTGCAGAAAAAAATCCAAAAATTTCCATTATAGATTATGGACTCGGAAATCTTTTCAGTGTACAGCAAGCTTGTGAACACGTAGGTTTACGGACACATATCACGCATGATAAGAAATTCATCTTGAGCTCGGATGCCGTTATATTGCCCGGGGTTGGCGCTTTTGGAGACGCAATGAAAAATTTAACTTCCCTAGGGCTCGTAGATTCGATTCGGGAATTTGCGGAATCCGGTAAACCCTTGTTGGGAATTTGTTTAGGAATGCAGTTGCTCTTTTCAAAAAGCTGGGAATTTGGTTTCCATGAAGGATTAAAAATTATTTCCGGTGAAGTAGTAAGAATCCCTAACGAAACGAATGGAAAAGGAAAATTAAGAATTCCGCATATTTCTTGGTCGAAAATTTTCGATAATAAGCCTGTCAGTAATTGGATACACACTCCGTTACATGAAGTTGCTCTGAATTCCTTTATGTATTTTGTGCATTCTTTTTATGTAAAACCAGACTGTTCTGAGAATATTCTATGTTTAACGGATTATGAAGGATTCGAATTTTGTTCTGGCGTAAAAAAAGGAAATGTGTATGCGTTTCAATTTCATCCGGAAAAAAGCGGGAAAATTGGGCTAAAAATTTACGAAAATTTTAAAAATCTAATACATCAATGTGCGAGTGAATAA
- a CDS encoding N-acetyl sugar amidotransferase, with amino-acid sequence MRAVEPKNVKTRYNLPEEIRFCKKCTISNQRPRITFDENGVCSACNYAVYKQTKVDWALREKELKELLEKHRRDDGNYDVLVPSSGGKDSAFIAHELKYKYGMNPLTVTWSPHLYTEIGWKNFQNMIHIGGLDNILSTPNGAIHRRLTKLSFEVLGDPFQPFIFGQYNYPLQIAAIHKIPLVMYGENGEVEYGGDMKNAYTPTRDYRGDQKKHYFSNLPPEEMTEYGISKNDLFPYLSPPLEDLDKINTEIHFYGYYKKWVPQENYYYCVENTGFTANPVRNEGTYSKYASLDDQLDGFHYYLMFIKFGIGRATSDSAHEIRDGHLTREEGVQLVRKFDGEFPKKYFDIFLKYCDITEEYFNEVIDSWRGEHIWSKENGVWKLNKQVE; translated from the coding sequence ATGAGAGCTGTTGAACCTAAAAATGTAAAGACAAGATATAATTTACCGGAAGAAATCAGATTTTGTAAAAAATGTACGATCTCAAATCAGCGTCCTCGAATCACGTTTGATGAAAACGGAGTATGCTCTGCTTGTAATTACGCTGTTTACAAACAGACGAAGGTGGATTGGGCGTTACGGGAGAAGGAATTAAAGGAGTTATTGGAAAAGCATCGTAGGGATGACGGTAATTATGATGTTTTGGTTCCATCGAGCGGCGGAAAAGACAGTGCGTTTATCGCTCATGAATTAAAATATAAATATGGAATGAATCCTTTGACCGTAACTTGGTCACCTCATTTATATACCGAAATCGGCTGGAAAAATTTTCAAAACATGATTCATATCGGAGGATTGGATAATATATTATCAACTCCTAATGGAGCGATCCATCGAAGACTCACAAAGTTGTCATTCGAGGTGTTAGGGGACCCGTTTCAACCTTTTATCTTCGGTCAGTATAACTATCCGCTTCAGATTGCGGCTATCCATAAAATTCCTTTGGTTATGTACGGAGAAAACGGAGAGGTGGAATATGGAGGGGATATGAAAAACGCCTATACGCCAACTCGGGATTATCGAGGTGACCAAAAGAAACATTACTTTTCCAATCTTCCTCCCGAAGAAATGACAGAATATGGCATTTCTAAAAATGACCTTTTCCCTTATTTATCTCCTCCTTTGGAGGATCTGGATAAGATTAACACGGAAATTCATTTTTACGGTTATTACAAAAAATGGGTTCCGCAAGAGAATTACTATTATTGTGTCGAGAATACCGGTTTTACTGCAAACCCGGTAAGGAACGAAGGTACGTATTCTAAGTACGCATCGTTAGATGACCAACTCGATGGTTTTCATTATTATTTAATGTTTATCAAATTCGGAATTGGTCGTGCAACTTCTGATTCTGCACATGAGATACGAGATGGACATTTAACCCGAGAGGAAGGGGTACAGTTAGTGCGGAAATTTGACGGAGAGTTCCCAAAAAAATATTTTGATATCTTTCTAAAATACTGTGATATTACCGAAGAGTATTTTAATGAAGTGATCGATAGCTGGAGAGGTGAGCACATTTGGAGTAAAGAGAATGGCGTCTGGAAACTGAATAAGCAGGTCGAATAG
- a CDS encoding Gfo/Idh/MocA family oxidoreductase has protein sequence MDILTIGFGSIGSRHIQSLVDSVSELNRIYILELSDESYEQSIKRISLNLAKVIRIRDLSELGEKTVELCIIATTADVRYDVMMELLNTKVSVKYMLLEKVVFQSLDQFERAIMKMKAKNIATFVNFVYRYYPNMILLKEKLKEKSKRLSMQVIAGDIGLGCNAIHYMDLFEYLTNSKISEYSSLLNESPKPHKRGSRFREYTGVLNYKNSIGDNLFLYFDSSNDFAPTVKIDIETSLYLFSEGERSEYQYKVGQIPEKRKYHMTPTSQLTASIFRDMQLSKCNLPLLEETYRTHRFLFLPIFDLLQVRNTNEHLCPVT, from the coding sequence GTGGACATTTTAACTATTGGATTTGGATCGATCGGTTCACGGCATATTCAATCTTTAGTAGATTCGGTTTCAGAATTGAATCGGATTTATATATTAGAGTTATCGGACGAAAGCTACGAACAAAGTATAAAACGGATTTCCTTAAACCTGGCAAAGGTCATAAGAATTCGGGACCTATCCGAATTAGGGGAAAAAACTGTAGAATTGTGCATTATCGCCACAACGGCTGATGTACGTTATGATGTGATGATGGAGCTTTTAAATACCAAAGTATCAGTTAAGTATATGCTCCTTGAAAAAGTTGTCTTTCAATCGCTTGATCAATTTGAAAGAGCAATTATGAAAATGAAAGCTAAAAATATTGCGACATTCGTAAACTTTGTCTACCGTTATTATCCTAATATGATTCTTTTAAAAGAAAAATTAAAGGAAAAGTCAAAGCGATTGAGTATGCAAGTAATCGCCGGCGACATTGGTTTAGGATGCAACGCAATTCATTACATGGATCTTTTTGAATATTTAACCAATTCGAAGATATCCGAGTATTCCTCTCTTTTGAATGAATCCCCAAAACCTCATAAGCGAGGTTCAAGATTTCGAGAATACACGGGTGTTCTGAATTATAAGAATTCGATAGGCGATAATCTTTTTCTCTACTTTGATTCAAGTAACGATTTTGCTCCTACAGTAAAAATAGATATTGAAACAAGTCTGTATTTATTTTCCGAAGGCGAGAGGAGTGAATATCAGTATAAAGTCGGACAGATTCCTGAAAAAAGAAAATATCATATGACTCCGACAAGTCAACTGACCGCTTCGATTTTTCGAGATATGCAACTCTCAAAATGCAATCTTCCGTTGCTTGAAGAAACATACAGAACTCATAGGTTTTTATTTTTACCTATATTTGATCTATTGCAAGTAAGAAATACAAACGAGCATCTATGTCCAGTTACATGA